ttttaaatgaattaatgaatgaaataatctgtCCACTGTGTGTAACGGCTTGCTAGAAGTAGATGTGATCGCTGCTCTCAATGAGCTCACAGCATTGATGGAAAACTATACATTGCATACATTTGCATGTATTTAAGTGGCAAACTGTAAGATGTGgattctggccaggcgtggtggctcacacctgtaatcccagcactttgggaggtcaaggcgggtggatcacctgaggtcagggttcaagaccagcctgaccaatatggtgaaaccccatctcaaaatacaaaaattagccaggcgtggtggcatgtgcctgtagtcccagctacttgggaggctgatacgggagaatcgtttgaacccaaggGGTAGAGGTcacagcgagccaagatcatgccattgtactccaacctgggcgacagagtaagactccgtctcaaaaaaaaaaaaaaaaaaggatgtggaTTTTGCATTCCAGAATAATTTGTGAAGAATTAGATCAGTGTTTTCTGGGATAGTTTAAGACAATGGAGATGGCGATGTTCAAAGcagatctttttttgttttttgttttgttttgttttgttttttcttcttgatacggagtctctctctgttgcccaggctggagtgcactggtgtgatcttgcctcactgcaacctctgcctcccggcttcaagtgattgtcttgccttaacttcctgagtggctgggattgcaggcgcccgccaccacgtccagctaatttttgtattttttttagtagagatggggtttcaccacattggccaggctgatctcgaactcctgacctggtagtccacctacctcagcctcccaaagtgttgggattacaggcttcagccactgtgcccgacccaaAGTGGATCTTTTAAGGAAGGGTGAATATTACATGAGAGTGTTAGAGAAGGAGGAGAATCTGCCCATCAAGCAGACAAATGTGAACAAAGGCATGGATTTATTCACAAGGTTTTAGTATTAAATTCTGTGGATCCCCTTGGaggagattaattttttttttttgagttggggtctcattctgtcaccccaattggagtgcagtggctcaatcatagctgactgtagcttcaaactcctgggctcaagggatcctcctgcctaagtctcctcagtagttgggactgcaggcaggcaccaccacgcctggctaagagAACTACCTATTTTAATGTTTCAAAGAATTTgggcctgggccgggcgcggtggctcaagcctgtaatcccagcactttgggaggccgagacgggcggatcatgaggtcaggagatcgagaccatcctggctaacacggtgaaaccccgtctctactaaaaatacaagaaaattagccgggcgaggtggcgggcgcctgtagtcccagctactctggaggctgaggcaggagaatggcgtgaacccagaggggcggagcttgcagtgagccgagatcgcgctactgcactccagcctggggcacagagcaagactccgtctcaaaaaaaaaaagaatttgggccaagggcagtggctcacacctgtaatctaagcactttgggaggccaaggcggattcattgagcccagcagttcaagaccaacttgggcaacacagtgagacagaccccgtctctacaaaaaaaattaaaaattagctgggtgtggtggctcatacctatagttccagctactcaggaggctgaggcaggaagatcaattgagcccaggaggttgaggctgcagtgagctgtgatcacaccactgcactccaaccttggtgacagagcaagaccctgtctcaaaaaagaaaagaattaatagACTGGGGGAGTGGTTGAGGGGAAGAATTCATAggctgagcaacaaagcaagacccctgtctctccaaaaaaaaaatttttttttgttgggtgtcattgcatgtgcctatagttcctaTGGTCTCaggtactttggaggctgaggcaggaggacagattgagcccagaagttccaggcacagtgagccatgatcatgccactgccttccagcctgggtgacagagcaagaccttgtcttcaaaaaaaaaaaaaaaggtttatgaaGCAACTGGCTTAATTTTCTGGTATCTACAGATCTACAGAGGGTAGGAATCTCATGGAATCCATTTTCTTCAAcagatagttttttgtttttttgttttgagacagaatcttgcattgtcgcccaggctggagtacagtggcgtgatctcagctgactgcaacctccgcttcccgggttcaagcaattctctgcctcagcctcccgagtagctgggattacaggtgcctgctaccatgcccagctaatttttgtatttttagtagagacaaggttttaccgtcttggccaggcttgttttgaactcctgaccttgtgttacactcatctcagcctcccgagtagctgggattgcaggtgcctgccaccatgcccggctaatttttgtatttttagtagagacagggtttcaccatgttgaccaggctgttctcgaactcctgacctcaggtgatccacctgcctcggcctcccaaagtgctgggattacaggcatgagccactgcacctggctaacccttttttttttttaaacccattacctctgattaaaaacaaaagctttatCCTCACCCCTGTGATTTTTATGTACTACTGTGTGAGGGCCTTGTTGCTAGATATGAATCAATAAAGGGGTTAGAAGAACATAGAAATAGGTAAAACTAGGACATGTTTGGTGGCAAATCTTTAACCTCTTGAGAGTGATACCTGTGAAGGAGTCTTCCTACTCTGAGTCTTGGGGTGCTACCAACAGAACCAAGATAAGGGACCTAGAATGGCAAAAAGATGATCTGGAGCGAGGATGACTGTGCCAAAGCTGGCTGGGGAGATTGAGCACTGTCAGTACTTGATTAATTAATAATGTAAGACAGGGCAGGTTGGGCCCTGGGGACAGCCCCACCGGCACATAGGCCAGAGTCACAGATGGCCCAGTTGGCAATATGACGGTTCACTTTTGGAAAAGAAACGTGACACAGCCTTTCTGGGAACAAGGTAGCGAGTCTGATTCAGGAGAGCCAACAGGATACCGAAGACCTGGACATGGGAGGCTCCAGCCACCAGAAGGGGGCAGCACCTTCTTGGGATGACAGATTGAAAGGCCTGTTAGGCCACCCAAGAGGGTTGTGGCCGAGTATTTGGGGGTGTTGGGGGGCTAGGAGGGAGGTGGAATAGGGACAGtacattttcaacaaaaattttttaaaagaaatggggGCTACCTTCGGCAGGTGCTGATGTATGGACAGCCGTATCGTGTTACCTTAGAGCTTGAGCTGCCGGAGTCCCCTGTGAATCAAGATTTGGGCATGTTCTTGGTCACCATTTCCTGCTACACCAGAGGTGGCCGAATCATCTCCACTTCTTCGCGTTCGGTAAGTGTTTGTGGCCTGTCTGAGAAGGTGTGAAGGAAGATAGCAGGATCAGAATGGGTAgggggccggatgcggtggctcatgcctgtaatcctagcagtttgggaggccgaggcaggcagatggcttgagcccaagagttcaagactggcctgggaaacatggcgaaacccatctctacaaaaaacgtttaaaaaattaactgggcatggtggcacacgactgtagtcccggctactctagaggctgaggtgggaggatcgcttgaacctgggaggttgagtctgcagtgagccgagattgcaccactgttctccctgctgggcaacagagcaagaccgtctcaaaaaaaaaaaaaaaaaaagaatgtctggGTAGGGATTCCACAGAAGGAAATACCCTTGGCTTTGAGGTCACAGACACATCAGGATAAAGAAAGGaatcaaggccaggcgcagtggctcacgcctgtaatcccaacactttgggaggtcaaggtgggtagatcacctgaggaccagaatttgagaccagcctgaccaacacggagaaaccccgtctctacttaaaacacaaaattagttgggcatggtggtgcatgcctgtaatcccagctactcaggaagctgaggcaggagaattgcttgaacccgggaggcagaggttgtggtgagccgagatcacaccactgtattccagcctgggcaacaagagcaaaactttgtcttaaaaaaaaaaaaaagaggccgggcgtggtggctcaagcctgtaatcccagcactttgggaggccgagacgggcggatcacaaggtcaggagatcgagaccatcctggctaacacggggaaaccccgtctctactgaaaaatacaaaaaaaaaactagctgggcgaggtggtgggcgcctgtagtcccagctacttgggaggctgaggcaggagaatggcataaacccgggaggcggagcttgcagtgagctgagatccggccactgcactccagcctgggcggcagagcgggactccgtctcaaaaaaaaaaaaaaaaaaagaaaagaaaaggaatcagCTTACCAAACCAGAAACCTTTGCCAGACACCCCAGGTATCTCATGAGCACACCCAGCTTTGGGGTTAAGTTTGAAGAGTGGAGCTGCTCTCAGAAAACAGACTTTAACGCCAGACAGACATGGGTTTGTGTCCTCATTCAGAAACAAGCTAGCTGTGGGTCACCTGACTTAACTTCTTGGgtataaagtattataaaatgggtataatagtAACTGCCTCATAGCAAGAGTAGTTTGGATTCAATGGGGAAATGTAAAATTCCTATTAGCACATAGTGGCTGttcaatgttttttttgtttttgagatagagatctcgctctgtcgcccaggctggagtgcagtggcgtggtctcggctcactgcagccttcacctcctgggttcaagcgattctcctgcctcagcctcccaagtagctgggactacaggtgcccaccaccacacctggctaattttcgtatttttagtagaggtggggtttcaccatgttgaccaagctggtctcaaacacctggtctcaaatgattcaaccacctcagcctcccaaagtgctgcaattacaggtgtgagccatcgcacctggcctaataAATGTTAAGACTCCATTCTTCCATTAATTAACAACACAACCTCATCATGAAGCAAATTCCTGACATCTACATGGGGGAAAAAAGCTTCAGATGGTGCACTGGGACTTAGATCCCATACTGGATTACAGAACTACTTGGTGGGAAAGGCAGATCAGAGACAGTGTTGGGCTTAATCCAGGAAGGTTTCTTGGAAGGAGGGGCCTTTGCTCTATAATAGAGTATGGTTGGGTAGGGGGAGAGGTTCAAGCAATTGGAATGGTTGGATGAAGACTGAGGGGTAGGAAGTGAAGGTGAGGGAGCCGGGGACCTGAGGAAGAAGCCACCTTCATAGACTACTCAGGGATGGTTGAGGGGTAGATAGGGTCATGGGGATCTGGCGCACCTGttcccagcctctgcttcccacccCCGGCAGGTGATGCTGCATTACCGCTCAGACCTGCTCCAGATGCTGGACACACTGGTCTTCTCTAGCCTCCTGCTGTTTGGCTTTGCAGAGCAGAAGCAGCTGCTGGAGGTGGAACTCTACGCAGACTATAGAGAGAACTCGGTAAGTGAGGTGAACGATGACTAGGAGATAGCCCCTCCCATTAGCCCAGGATTCTACCTGAGGAGCCTCCAGGCTCAGGAGACATCACAACTGAGAGGCTGGAAGTGAGGCTCAGATGGGGAGGGTAAGAGTGCCAGCGGCAGGGCCCTGGCCTGACGCCGCCCTCACCGCCCCCCTCGCAGTATGTGCCAACCACTGGAGCGATCATTGAGATCCACAGCAAGCGCATCCAGCTGTACGGAGCCTACCTCCGCATCCACGCGCACTTCACTGGGCTCAGGTGAGGGGCCAACTGGAGTGGACCTTGGGCAACTCCCATGAGGGCTAACCTTCCACCAAGGGGGTCCCAAGCAGAGGTAATGGGTTCACAGAGCAGAGCTGAGCTGGGTTTCACATAGGCCAGAGGGTCTCAAAGCTGCTGTATACTGGCCTATCAGCTCCCtggggaactttttaaaaacaccctTGGGCACCCCACCCAGACCAGCTGAACCAGGATTTGTTAAGGTCTTGTCTAGGCAtcagaattttacatttttattttttacccctGTCACCCTCCATCATCCGTTTTCATCTTCCCTCTGCCCTGCCTTCCACCCAGAAATCCAGGACTGAGGGCTCCACCCAAGTgagcagatttattttatttatttatttttctttttttttttttttttaattttattttttttgagacggagtcttgctctgtcacccaggctggagtgcagtggccagatctcggctcactgcaagctctgcctcccgggttcacgccattctcctgcctcagcctcccgagtagctgggactacaggcacccgccacctcgcccggctagttttttgtatttttttttagtagagacggggtttcaccgtgttagccaggatggtctcgatctcctgacctcgtgatccacccatctcggcctcccaaagtgctgggattacaggcttgagccaccgcgcccggccctatttatttatttttgagagagtgtctcgctgtgttgcccaggctggagtgcagtggcgcgatctcggcttactgtaagctccacctctcgggttcatgccattctcctgcctcagcctcccgagtggctgggactacaggcacccccctccacacctggctcattttttttttgtatttttagtagagatggagtttcaccgtgttagccaggatggtctctatctcctgaccttgtgatccgcccgcctcagcctcccaaagtgctgggattgtaggcgtgagccaccatgtccggcctgtgagcagaattttttaaagcaccCCAAGGAAGGCTGATGGGCTGACAGAGTTGAGAGCTACTGTCTTGAACCGTTGGCTCAGCAAGAGTTGGGGTGACTCTTGAGAGACAGACAACATTGAGGCTGTGGTCTATGGCCCTCCCACAGGAGACTTCCCAAGGTCCTTGGCCTTTGTTGGAACCTGGTACAGCAGGTTCTGGGAACTGTGcgggtgggaggcaggggcagcagAGCCGGCTGTAGCCAAACTCACTTGAATTGCCCTAGAAATTATTTCTGGGACATGAGAAGGCTAGTGCTCTCTGGTAACTGCTACTCCCTTCTTGTCCCTACTTCCTGCCTCAGATACCTGCTGTACAACTTCCCGATGACCTGTGCCTTCATAGGTGTCGCCAGCAACTTCACCTTCCTCAGCGTCATCGTGCTCTTCAGCTACATGCAGTGGGTGTGGGGGGGCATCTGGCCCCGACACCGCTTCTCTTTGCAGGTGGAAAGGAGCAAGGACCCCCTTTTGTCTCTTTGATCTTTGTGGGTGGTCAGGGGTATGTTGGGGGTTAGGGTGTGAGGGCCCTGATTGTTAGTGAGGGAAGTCAGTCCCTGCTGCTCAGTGGTTTTTCCTCCACAGGTTAACATCCGAAAAAGAGACAATTCCCGGAAGGAAGTCCAACGAAGGATCTCTGCTCATCAGCCTGGTAAAGGTGTTGGTTGGGGAGCTGTTGAGGTGGGCTAGGTTGAGCTGGCCTGGACCAGAGGGAGTCCCTGCTTCATCCAGTATGAGGCTTAGGGTATCACCGACTGAGACAAGGGTCAAAGGAAAGGTGAGGAAGGTGAGGTTGACACTGCCATCCAGGCACAGCTACCCTAACCCTAACCTGTCCTCTCCTGCTTTTGAGGCACAGGGCCTGAAGGCCAGGAGGAGTCAACTCCACAATCAGATGTTACAGAGGATGGTGAGAGCCCTGAAGATCCCTCGGGGACAGGTATGGCGCAGCCGCCACACTCTCTTCTTCCTGACTCCTTGGCTTTCTCCTTGAGTGTCTGGGTCTGACCCCTGTGTTCCCCTTTTGGCTGCAGAGGGTCAGCTGTCTGAGGAGGAGAAACCAGATCAGCAGCCCCTGAGCGGAGAAGAGGAGCTAGAGCCTGAGGCCAGTGATGGTGAGGGGCATCCTGCAGCGTGTCCTGGGTGGGACCCCCGGTTAATCTAATATCCcatttgggattttgtttttccctttcctgGCCCAGGTTCAGGCTCCTGGGAAGATGCAGCTCTGCTGACGGAGGCCAACctgcctgctcctgctcctgcttctgctcctgctcctgctcctgcccctgTCCCAGAAACTTTGGGCAGCTCCGAACCCGCTGAGGGTGCTCTCCGACAGCGCCCCACCTGCTCTAGTTCCTGAAGGGGCAGACTCCTCACATTCCAGCACTTTCCCAGCTGACCCCTCTCCCCTCGTTTTTCCTTCAATAAACTATTTTGTGTCAGCTTCCTCCTTGACTCTGAAATGGATTCACGGCCATTTGAAAACCCTGTGTCCCCCAGACATCTCTCACTTTCCACCATTAGAGGGGAGGTCTTCTTGTCAAGGGCTGCTCATGGGGAAGGCCTCCAGACCCGGGCTATTTTAAGCACAGATGTTTCCATTCATAAGCCTAGGAAGTCCAAGGAGGGAGAAGCTATCCTGGCCCCTAGCAAGCTTCCTACTCCCTGCATGTGACTTTCATCTCCCCCAGGGGAGGGGGCTGGTGTAGGGCAGGTCTGGAGAGCTGGGAGACATCATTCTGGCCCCCTCTacacccctcccttcctccctttctctgtccattgggaggcagaagacaggaaatgacTGCCATGGATGTGGTATGATTTTTACCAAAACAGCATTTTGCAGCTCAGGCCCGTGCTGTTCGCAGCTGTTTTCCTCTAATACCAGCCAGGTGGCCGCCTCCTAtgttcccctccccatcccttcgTATGACTTCAGCCTTCGGATTCTAAGCGCCTGGCTGCTTTCCACATTCCATTCCCCTCCAGAA
The sequence above is a segment of the Theropithecus gelada isolate Dixy chromosome 14, Tgel_1.0, whole genome shotgun sequence genome. Coding sequences within it:
- the BSCL2 gene encoding seipin isoform X4, producing the protein MVNDPPVPALLWAQEVGQVLAGRARRLLLQFGVLFCTILLLLWVSVFLYGSFYYSYMPTVSHLSPVHFYYRTDCDSSTTSLCSFPVANVSLTKGGRDRVLMYGQPYRVTLELELPESPVNQDLGMFLVTISCYTRGGRIISTSSRSVMLHYRSDLLQMLDTLVFSSLLLFGFAEQKQLLEVELYADYRENSYVPTTGAIIEIHSKRIQLYGAYLRIHAHFTGLRLTSEKETIPGRKSNEGSLLISLGLKARRSQLHNQMLQRMVRALKIPRGQRVSCLRRRNQISSP
- the BSCL2 gene encoding seipin isoform X2 gives rise to the protein MSTEKVDQKEEAGEKEVCGDQIKGPDKEEEPPPPASHGQGWRPGGKAARNARPEPGARHPALPAMVNDPPVPALLWAQEVGQVLAGRARRLLLQFGVLFCTILLLLWVSVFLYGSFYYSYMPTVSHLSPVHFYYRTDCDSSTTSLCSFPVANVSLTKGGRDRVLMYGQPYRVTLELELPESPVNQDLGMFLVTISCYTRGGRIISTSSRSVMLHYRSDLLQMLDTLVFSSLLLFGFAEQKQLLEVELYADYRENSYVPTTGAIIEIHSKRIQLYGAYLRIHAHFTGLRYLLYNFPMTCAFIGVASNFTFLSVIVLFSYMQWVWGGIWPRHRFSLQVNIRKRDNSRKEVQRRISAHQPGPEGQEESTPQSDVTEDGESPEDPSGTEGQLSEEEKPDQQPLSGEEELEPEASDGSGSWEDAALLTEANLPAPAPASAPAPAPAPVPETLGSSEPAEGALRQRPTCSSS
- the BSCL2 gene encoding seipin isoform X1; this translates as MSTEKVDQKEEAGEKEVCGDQIKGPDKEEEPPPPASHGQGWRPGGKAARNARPEPGARHPALPAMVNDPPVPALLWAQEVGQVLAGRARRLLLQFGVLFCTILLLLWVSVFLYGSFYYSYMPTVSHLSPVHFYYRTDCDSSTTSLCSFPVANVSLTKGGRDRVLMYGQPYRVTLELELPESPVNQDLGMFLVTISCYTRGGRIISTSSRSVMLHYRSDLLQMLDTLVFSSLLLFGFAEQKQLLEVELYADYRENSYVPTTGAIIEIHSKRIQLYGAYLRIHAHFTGLRYLLYNFPMTCAFIGVASNFTFLSVIVLFSYMQWVWGGIWPRHRFSLQVNIRKRDNSRKEVQRRISAHQPGTGPEGQEESTPQSDVTEDGESPEDPSGTEGQLSEEEKPDQQPLSGEEELEPEASDGSGSWEDAALLTEANLPAPAPASAPAPAPAPVPETLGSSEPAEGALRQRPTCSSS
- the BSCL2 gene encoding seipin isoform X3 — its product is MVNDPPVPALLWAQEVGQVLAGRARRLLLQFGVLFCTILLLLWVSVFLYGSFYYSYMPTVSHLSPVHFYYRTDCDSSTTSLCSFPVANVSLTKGGRDRVLMYGQPYRVTLELELPESPVNQDLGMFLVTISCYTRGGRIISTSSRSVMLHYRSDLLQMLDTLVFSSLLLFGFAEQKQLLEVELYADYRENSYVPTTGAIIEIHSKRIQLYGAYLRIHAHFTGLRYLLYNFPMTCAFIGVASNFTFLSVIVLFSYMQWVWGGIWPRHRFSLQVNIRKRDNSRKEVQRRISAHQPGPEGQEESTPQSDVTEDGESPEDPSGTEGQLSEEEKPDQQPLSGEEELEPEASDGSGSWEDAALLTEANLPAPAPASAPAPAPAPVPETLGSSEPAEGALRQRPTCSSS